Proteins encoded within one genomic window of Brassica rapa cultivar Chiifu-401-42 chromosome A09, CAAS_Brap_v3.01, whole genome shotgun sequence:
- the LOC108869708 gene encoding uncharacterized protein LOC108869708, which yields MSSYVLLANLRAGRCSNTAEVRLLRFWEARNVRKDGELMSLDMLLLDEQSTLIHGSINSSRVDTFRRRLSEGSVYSLSGFDVARANPKYRLSDSPVSIRFNDGTELFRFRSHEQFLALANTNRELPDIVGGVSSVRSTITDGLRGPQRVMVTLRLEGDVNVCVSMFDDRAVTFQTKFDEHVSKPRVILFTSINPKVVGGKLFLNATSGTHFYFDRETSAGKEHYEKLVGDGANSSSSKSKVVSAQKIEPLTVAELNQYVLAADPQDIEFLCKAEVTSLQSDKGWCYIGCSKSAKKLQRDETSFTCLSCDRENATGVLRYRVEFSVADHTDEAVFVAFDTEIAKLTNIQASEAAHIFGAGVNARVDSDFPPFLNEVVGKTFTFQLKLGQFNFTSKHQSFTVSRIISEHERAPLPAFVNDGGDHGPADNGDGVAPKIDESTVVSNNASASNVPYHGSQAAKNRSLSMMGT from the exons ATGTCTTCATATGTTCTTCTCGCTAACTTGAGAGCAGGCCGTTGCTCAAACACCGCTGAAGTTCGTCTTCTGAGGTTCTGGGAAGCTCGCAACGTCAGGAAAGATGGAGAGCTTATGAGCCTTGACATGCTTCTCCTTGATGAACAG TCTACGCTGATACACGGGAGCATCAACTCAAGCCGCGTTGACACTTTCCGGAGGCGGCTCAGTGAAGGCTCCGTCTACTCTCTCAGTGGTTTCGACGTGGCACGGGCTAACCCAAAATACCGACTCTCTGACTCTCCGGTGTCCATACGCTTCAATGATGG GACTGAGTTATTCAGGTTTCGCAGCCATGAACAGTTTCTGGCATTGGCAAATACTAACAGAGAACTCCCAG atATCGTTGGTGGAGTAAGTTCCGTGAGGAGCACGATCACCGACGGTCTACGCGGTCCTCAGCGTGTAATGGTGACTCTACGTTTGGAAGG GGATGTCAATGTTTGTGTCAGTATGTTTGATGATCGTGCTGTAACTTTCCAAACTAAGTTTGACGAGCACGTCTCTAAGCCAAGGGTTATACTGTTTACAAGTATCAATCCCAAAGTTGTTGGAG GGAAGCTTTTTCTCAACGCTACGTCTGGTACGCACTTTTATTTCGACCGTGAAACATCAGCTGGAAAAGAGCATTATGAAAA GCTGGTTGGTGATGGAGCCAATTCGAGCTCTTCTAAATCAAAAGTGGTCTCAGCTCAGAAAATCGAGCCCTTGACCGTTGCTGAACTGAACCAATATGTCCTTGCCGCTGACCCACAG GATATTGAGTTCCTATGCAAGGCCGAGGTGACCAGTCTTCAGTCGGATAAGGGATGGTGCTATATCGGATGCTCCAAAAGCGCAAAGAAGCTTCAGCGGGATGAAACATCTTTCACTTGTCTCTCGTGTGATAGGGAGAACGCTACGGGTGTGTTAAG GTATCGGGTGGAGTTCTCGGTGGCGGACCATACGGATGAGGCTGTATTTGTAGCATTTGATACAGAGATTGCTAAGCTAACCAACATCCAAGCATCTGAGGCTGCACATATTTTT GGTGCGGGTGTGAATGCTAGGGTCGACAGCGACTTCCCTCCGTTCTTGAATGAAGTAGTTGGAAAAACTTTCACTTTCCAGCTCAAGTTGGGTCAGTTCAACTTCACCTCCAAGCACCAGAGTTTCACTGTCTCCCGTATAATAAGTGAACACGAGAGAGCGCCATTGCCAGCGTTTGTTAACGAT GGgggtgatcatggaccagctgaCAATGGAGATGGTGTGGCACCAAAGATTGATGAGAGTACCGTTGTCAGCAACAATGCATCGGCATCAAATGTCCCATATCACGGTTCTCAGGCTGCAAAAAACAGAAGCTTGTCAATGATGGGAACGTGA